CGACCCAAGCAAGATGGTGGCAATGATTGTGGTGTGTATGTATCCAAGTACATGGACTATGCTCAACGGGATCTCCTTGCCATCAGCTGTGTGGAACCCTAAAGTTGATGTACAGACTTTTCGCTATCGGATGGCGCACGAGTTATCAAAAGGGGTTGCTAGACACATTTCTGAGTGGGGCATTCGACAAAGAGAGGCGGGACACTAGTTTGTTATTTGATTAGTGACTTGTAGTTACTTTAGTTAGTTGTACATATTTTGCCCGGTTGTATTTTATTTAGATTGGTTGTATTTATTTTGGTTGGTtagattatttattttagttgatTTGTTTGTAGTTGGCATATCAAGGCCTTTTTTTaagtttggtttggtttggtttggtttgtttatagttggcatgtcaaggccattcatttttaagtttagtttggtttggtttgtttgtagttggcatgtcaaggccattcatttttaagtttagttTGGTTTGGTTTGAAATTTTACAGGTTTTTGgttgacttaaaaataaatagGTCATGTTTTTTTATTTTACAGGTAAAGTTTAACTTAAAAACAAAGAGGTCATGCCGAATTTGTTATTATGTACTTTGaaatattaatgaattttaattaaatattttcaatgttgttaatgttagtacttgttgccattattaataatcccaaaaaaagaagtgactccaaaaaaaaatttgaaaaaaaagtttttttgaagatttttttttccaaaattgggcagaaagttttctgtaaaacagaaaaagttttatataaaaataaatcatttgcAAGTGCAGTGACCAATATGCAAAATTCGGCAAAGCCCAGTTTAGgcccgcaatgtttcattgcggatgccgcaatgtttcattgcggatgcagcattgtttcattgcggggGTAATCTGGGTTTTGCATAAATTTGCAGATTGGTCATTGCACTTgcaaatgatttatttttatataatactttttctgttttacagaaaactttctgcccaattttggaaaaaaaaatcttcaaaaataactttttttcaaattttttttggagtcacttctttttttgggattattaataatggcaacaagtactaacattaacaacattgaaaatatttaattaaaattcattaatatttCAAAGTACATGATAAGAAATTACAATcaattttttcctttttttcctaATAATCTCGAGGGACAATTTCTTCTATCATGGCCTTCTTCCCTCGCCCCACAAAAACTGCACTTTCGAAATTGTTTATTTGAACTTGACGTCTCGATACCACTTTTGAATCTACCCGCTTTTGGACGTCCTTTTGTTTGTGACCTTGGGGGATCTAATAACGGATCAtcttcttcatcactttcatagtcctcatttatttttttctctctctttctccCGGAAAAGACTTAATCACATACTCCTTTTCTCTCTTGATCACGCTCATCAAGTAATTGTACCGCGGAACGGAGCAACTACCAACAACGGACAAACCTTGGAAAGCTttacacaatccactatatcttGCCGTTTGAGATTCTACAACATTACCAAGCATCCGAGGCGTACACGGTAGAGGTCCCGCAACTTTGTTTCCGTTTATTGTCCACCTCATTGTTACAAGATCTGGTGGTATCATCGTCTTTTGTTTCTTGTTAAGGTAACGGATCATGTGTCTACAAATCATCCGGAATGTTCAAATTTTTTACATGTACAAGAATAACTCCCGTCGATGGAAACCTTCAAGAAAAAATTCCTTCTATTAATCTCCGGCAAGGTGGACTTTTCTACCAAATACATCTTTGAAAGATAATCTCCACAACCTTTCATGCTTTTCACAACAAAAGATTGACTTTTTTGAAGCTCTTTTTGAAATCGCTTAAACATCTCTTTTGTGTATATCTTGGAGGCATGTATCTCCATTGACGAGTTAGAGAATAGTCTCCTTTCCTTGTACTCGGTGTCAAAATCGGCTTGAACCTCCCGTAAATATTGTGAGTCCAAAGCTTTTTGTGaattctcaatgaattctttcaAACCGGTCGACGCTTTCACATACTCATCAAAAAATGAATTCATAGACTCGCTCCTTGAGGTGGTAGTCATACCGGCGGCAAAATGTTGTTTCGTGAAAGCAAAAACCCATTGCCGTCTAATTGCATACATATCATTTAGCCAATTGTGattttcaagatcatatttctctTTCAAGTCCTCCCACCTACCTTCAAATTCCGTTGGTGACAATGACTTGTAGATACATGCATTAAAATCCGTCTTGAACTCCGAGTATTGAGTATACAAAGTAGATAGTTTCTCGGGAAACTTGCTACTAATATGCCACGTACAATATGTATGGTTGGTGTTAGGCATAACCTCAGAAATGGCATTACTTAAAGCGATGTCTTGATCCGTAATAATGGTAATAGGTGGCTTGTTATCGACCGCTTCCAACCAAGTCTTCAAAACCCATCTATAAGTAGTCTCTTTCTCGTCCCTTATAAGTGCAAATCCAAACAAAATATTTTGGTAGTGGTGATTCACTCCCGTAATTGGAATAAAAGGCATGTCATACCTATTAGTCCGATATGTCGAGTcgaaagtcaccacatctccaaAATTCTTGTACGCGTTAAGCGAACGAGGATCAACCCACACCAAACCCCTAACCCGATTCTCCTCATCCACATCCACTCGGTAGAAAAAATTGCCATCACTTTGTTTTTGCAAGTCTCGTAACAAAACCAATCCACACTCCGCATCACCGGAATCAAAAACCCGTCTTCGAATGTCACGTATTACATTTCGTACGTCTTGAGCGGAAAAACCAATTTTTTCAATACCACCACACGTCTCACTAAGTAAATTCATCACTTTCGGGGTCTCGATACCCGATTTGTTGAATAACTCAATCAAAGATCGGGTAAACGGATCTATGTTGCGTGATCTTTGCATGAAATTTACCTTATCCGATGTAACCATAGCATGATTGTGCTCTAGGTTGACCTTGGTTACTTCCCATTTGTTTGAGCTTACTTTGTGAGCAACACACGTACGAGCACGACAACAAGTTCAAGGAATAACATCTCGAGGTCGTTTCCCTTTAGCCCTATCTTCAACTTCCAAGGGTTTTGGGCCCAATCTTCCACCCTTTCGACATATATACAAACGTGACGATATACCACCATTTCTTGAATGCTTATGACTACTTCGAATAATTATCTCGAACCCTATACTTCGACCAAAACCTCGATAAAAACTTTCCGCTTCATCCAACGAATCAAACATCATACCAACACAAGGAACTACATCATTCATATTTCCAATAAAATTTTCATCATTAATTTTATCATCATCATCGCCATTAAAAGAATCATTACTATCATCGGAATCACCGTGAACATCGTGATTCTTCCAACCGAAACCAACATCATCATCACTATGCGTTTTTCGCTTCCCCGGATCATTAACTTTATCTTCAATACTATCAACATCTATTACTTCATCATCATTAAAGATTTTACGATAAACCCTCTTTTTGTGTGGggggtaacataattaaaatcgTTATGATCACTAGATGAACTtgaataatcaaataaataagaAGCCATGGATATTGAATACTAACCTTTTTTTTCAGAAGAATAAATTTGAGCAGAATGTTAAGAAGCAGTAAAAACAGCAATGTTTCAAAAATACAGACATTTTAAGGTAGGTGTGTGCATTAAATGCAcggccgcaatgtttcattgcgatggccgcaatgaaacattgcggcacTGTACAAACCCCCAAGCCAACAACTGTAAATATTTGCAGTTTAAAAAAAACTTTACAACGTACCccagcaatgtttcattgcggggGGAAGTGTCcaccgcaatgaaacattgcggttgggttgtttatttttgttattttctttaaaattagaaattaatcaaaaataattataaaaaatagtttctagacttattatatttcatttaatatgttaaatgtttttgaaaatataaatatttataagaGTAACTTAATAATAATATCAACGTCGGATCAATTATCTCATGCAATTATCTAAACAAAGAATTAGATATTGAGAGATTATTAGTGGACATGAGAAATTAGAAGCATGCGTGTCCTTTTCTATTTCGAAAGAATCCAGGTAAAGTGtccatttttatattttttatagaTAACGAAAATTcgataaattttcatttttttagtttttcacattttcaaattttagcattatatttgtttattaaaatttaaacttgataaaataaattggacaagtacaagaaaaataaaacattaaataatttatttcattcaaacataaatggagtacattcaaatattttttcaaaaaaaatacatAATAACATTTTATGTCGACGAGAATGATCAAACTTTAACGGTGTTGGAAGAACCGCCTTTATCACCCTTATCGTCGTCTTTTTTTTCTTCGACTTTTCCGCCTTCGCTTTAgcttcattttcttttttttcttgcGCTCAAGCGCCATTTGAATACGGCGGAGAGCTATTGCCATGTCTTCGTCTCCTTCGGGCCCGTCATAAGCCACACCATCGATAATTACCTTATTATTGTCATAATCATAGTAGAAAACCATTTTTCGGAAATTAGAGAAGATAATGTTGAAGAGAAAATGTAGAATAAAAATAGAGAAGAGAATGTTGAAAAAAAATGAGATGAGGCAGGACTATTTATAGGTGAAAatctgaattttaaaattcacAAGCTTCTGCCGGCGTGTCGGTCAACTTCTGCTCTATTGACCAGTCAATTCAACTGCCGCAATGTTTCATCGCGGCAATTTCAACAGTCAAATGAAATGTTTTCAGCAAATTTTTTTTTGTGCCAAAtttaattttgtgaattttaaaattcttattaaTATTGGCACAAAAATAAGTTTTGCACAAAAAATAAGTTTGACTGTTGAtaaattttttaaactaaaataactcaattcactaaaaagtataaaattaataatattattttttaaactaaaattatTCATACGATAATTTAAAGAAAAAGTACCGAAAAAATTAAAttgataaatttattattaaaattgataatattttaatattactactacttatatttaatgttaacatattttaaaaaattaattactgttgaacattaatattatttttatacttaTAAATAAGTTAAATATTAGAATAAGCTAAAGAGAGGGGCAGTTTGGACAAAAATGAAACATTGCGGCCCaacaatgaaacattgcggaaTGCGCAATATTTCCTGTGCATGGAAACATCCCGCAATATTTCATTGCGGAAGGCAAGACCCGCATTGAAACATTGCTTTccccgcaatgtttcattgctgTGGGTTGGCTGGCTGTCCCCCCAACCCACGTTGGCTCCTGATTATtttccacatatatatatacatatacaaacACTTACATATTCATACATGCTAAACTAATGTCTTACAAATTTTATTTCATATAACATTAACAATAGCAAATTCAACTTATGAAAATTTGGTGGAAAAAGCGTTTTCAACAATCGAAGTTATTCCGGTGATAGGAGCTTATTCATCAACCGAACAATGTCCGGTGACCATTTCCGTCAAACTAGATATAAAGAAAAAGTAGTGTCGTAGAATTCGATTTGAAAGTTTTAGTTAAGTTTTACGAGTAAGTTTGtaatgaaaataaaattaataattatgaaatatgaTATATAATTATTTTGGTGTGTTAATTATTTACATAACATAAATTGTATATTGATCAGTGACACAAAATCATAACAAAAATTATatgtttttttatatttttggCGAGCAGAATGCACCGGAAAGTTGTATTTGACAAATATAGATTACGGTTAAATTTGACTTACTTCGgtcaattttatatttttgacTGCTTTCGGTCAAAAATATAAATTTGACGGAATTCAGTCAAATTTGCTTTACGTTAGGCGGAAAAATCAcaattttccaaattttaaaattttaagcgccaaaattttaaaaaaaaattcaaattttaggcgtcaatttaaaaaaaattcaaattttaatcGATTTCATATAATTTTTTGGACTTGAGTTGGAACCAAATCTTACAGAGCACAGTTCGAGGAACTGTCGGCTCGATCAAATTTGAGTCATGAATATTCTCTCAAACTATGAAAACAAACAATCAACATGCACCACGTACGAGTCTAGATAAGATAAAGCCAAAGTATCACTCATTAGTTAAATCATTAGTTTCCAGATGTAGGGTACAATGAGCAATATTAAATCCAAATCTATCTTTCCAGATTTAACTAAAAAAATCTTTGTGTTTGAAAGTGAAAGATCTAGCGGGCCGGTTACAAAGTAACGAAATTGCAAATGAGAATGCTACCTTGAACTTTCTAGCCAGATATCTGATTTAACTTTAGTCCCCACAAGTATTATTACACATTAACATATACTACTTCGTTAGAAACGCGTTTTGATTCTTTCCCAACCGCCAACACGGAATTCAAAGGCAAATTACTATTCGCAACTCACCAGGCCCTCAGCCTAGTTTATATACATGTGCTACATGTTCGTTTATTTGCAACCATTACATTTTATACTTGATCATTTACAAGGAGTGTATAAAACTGGCGAAGCCTAATGAGGAGCTACAAGTCACCACCCCTGGTTTCCTCTCGTGTCCTGCACCATCCCAAGCAACGATAAAATCTCCGATGATCCTCAGTTCTGGAGTCACTTGCAACTGTTGTGGCAACACAATGCGCGATTATATTGATAACATTGTCGATAATAGTTCAGAATGTTGCACGATTTCGCTGTCAAAAGTATATGAGTTTGCAAAGCTGTCAGCTGAAAACCGCGAGTTTCTAGCAACTTATAAAGGATTTGTTCCAGCATTTGTTGAGATTTTGAGCAATGCTTCTGATGTTGAACTTATCGGATTCATAATGGAGGTTTTAAATTTGTTGATATCAGAAGATGGTAGAGTCAAAAAACAGTTACATGATTTGATCTTCAGAAATAACAAAGATTGTTTGTCTCTGTTTATTTTGTTGCTCGAAAAAGGTAATTTGAACTCGAAGATTAATTCAGCAAAACTTCTGGAGTCAATTGCATCTACGATGAATTCTCAAACAACAATGTTTGAAAACCAGGCGTTATTAACAGGATTGTACAAGTTAGTGAGTTCAAAAACTAACCAAACAGCTCGTGCTGTTGGTTTATCGTCGTTGATCGCTGTTTCACAATCAAGAAACGTGAAAACTAAGCTCGTCCATCTCGGAATTGTTCGTACAGGAGGGAAAATTCTCTCTGATCCGGGAACAGAAGTTCAGGTTATCGAGAAAGTGATGAAAGTTTTAGAAATGGTGTCTAGATGTCCAGAAGGACGAACAGCGATATGCATAGATGAGAGATGCTTAAAGGCAATAGTAACGAGGCTAATGAATGTATCAGTAACAGCCACGGAGCATGGCATTGGAGTCTTGTGGAG
The Apium graveolens cultivar Ventura unplaced genomic scaffold, ASM990537v1 ctg6993, whole genome shotgun sequence genome window above contains:
- the LOC141703694 gene encoding protein FAR1-RELATED SEQUENCE 5-like; its protein translation is MVTSDKVNFMQRSRNIDPFTRSLIELFNKSGIETPKVMNLLSETCGGIEKIGFSAQDVRNVIRDIRRRVFDSGDAECGLVLLRDLQKQSDGNFFYRVDVDEENRVRGLVWVDPRSLNAYKNFGDVVTFDSTYRTNRYDMPFIPITGVNHHYQNILFGFALIRDEKETTYRWVLKTWLEAVDNKPPITIITDQDIALSNAISEVMPNTNHTYCTWHISSKFPEKLSTLYTQYSEFKTDFNACIYKSLSPTEFEGRWEDLKEKYDLENHNWLNDMYAIRRQWVFAFTKQHFAAGMTTTSRSESMNSFFDEYVKASTGLKEFIENSQKALDSQYLREVQADFDTEYKERRLFSNSSMEIHASKIYTKEMFKRFQKELQKSQSFVVKSMKGCGDYLSKMYLVEKSTLPEINRRNFFLKVSIDGSYSCTCKKFEHSG
- the LOC141703692 gene encoding U-box domain-containing protein 28-like; the protein is MILSSGVTCNCCGNTMRDYIDNIVDNSSECCTISLSKVYEFAKLSAENREFLATYKGFVPAFVEILSNASDVELIGFIMEVLNLLISEDGRVKKQLHDLIFRNNKDCLSLFILLLEKGNLNSKINSAKLLESIASTMNSQTTMFENQALLTGLYKLVSSKTNQTARAVGLSSLIAVSQSRNVKTKLVHLGIVRTGGKILSDPGTEVQVIEKVMKVLEMVSRCPEGRTAICIDERCLKAIVTRLMNVSVTATEHGIGVLWSLCYLSGDRMAKEAVSKSNGMRKVVLVMQSKCSGSVRQMCGDLVKVFQVNSKSWLTSYETRTTRVR